A portion of the Acanthopagrus latus isolate v.2019 chromosome 21, fAcaLat1.1, whole genome shotgun sequence genome contains these proteins:
- the inhbab gene encoding inhibin subunit beta Ab, giving the protein MSALFAVLIFMAISLPVDASPMVTPAPEVDVATQLQEGSTSLDCPSCSLSQMRRNSSSLGGQSEMVEAVKRHILNMLHLSARPNLTQPVPRAALLNAIKKLHVGRVTEDGSVVIQEESQGPRTVPPPEPPSEIITFAEPGDSLNMVTFDLSKEGAGSSMVEQANVWIFLKVSKGNRPKGKVMLRLLRLSNNEEEEECVSEKMVDTRRSGWHTLGVSRSIQTLLDSGRSSVSMQVSCLLCAEAGATPILVPANTEQAGERDQSHRPFLMVVLRAREEETLQRVKRGLECDGKIHVCCKRQFYVDFRDIGWNDWIIAPSGYHANYCEGDCSNHMASISSSSLSFHSTVINHYRMRGYSPFQNIKSCCVPTRLRAMSMLYYNEEQKIIKKDVQNMIVEECGCS; this is encoded by the exons ATGTCTGCTCTGTTTGCCGTCCTCATCTTCATGGCCATCAGTCTTCCCGTTGACGCATCTCCAATGGTCACACCGGCTCCGGAGGTTGATGTGGCTACTCAGCTCCAAGAGGGGTCTACATCTTTGGACTGTCCTTCCTGTTCTCTGTCTCAGATGAGGAGGAACTCCTCTTCGTTGGGAGGACAGAGCGAGATGGTGGAGGCAGTAAAACGACACATTCTCAACATGCTGCACCTCAGTGCTCGGCCCAACCTGACGCAGCCAGTACCACGTGCTGCACTGCTCAATGCCATCAAGAAACTACACGTGGGCCGTGTGACCGAAGACGGCAGCGTGGTGATCCAAGAGGAGAGTCAGGGCCCCAGGACCGTGCCCCCACCTGAACCGCCATCTGAAATCATCACCTTTGCAGAGCCAG gagactCTCTGAACatggtgacctttgacctttcgAAGGAGGGTGCTGGCTCGTCAATGGTTGAACAGGCAAACGTCTGGATCTTCCTGAAGGTGTCGAAGGGAAACCGACCCAAAGGAAAAGTGATGCTGCGGCTGCTGCGGCTCAGTaacaatgaggaggaggaggagtgtgtttcGGAGAAGATGGTGGACACCCGCCGCAGTGGTTGGCACACCCTTGGCGTATCACGCAGCATTCAGACCCTGTTGGACAGCGGCAGAAGCTCAGTCAGCATGCAGGTTTCCTGCCTGCTGTGCGCTGAGGCCGGAGCCACACCCATCCTGGTGCCTGCCAATACCGAGCAAGCAGGAGAGCGAGATCAGTCTCACCGACCGTTCCTCATGGTGGTGCTGCGAGCTCGAGAAGAAGAGACTCTGCAGCGAGTCAAACGAGGTCTGGAGTGTGATGGGAAAATACACGTTTGTTGCAAACGACAGTTTTACGTGGACTTCAGAGACATCGGCTGGAATGACTGGATTATTGCACCATCCGGTTACCATGCCAACTACTGTGAGGGCGACTGTTCAAACCACATGGCGAGCATCAGCAGCTCGTCGCTCTCCTTCCATTCAACGGTCATCAATCACTATCGCATGAGGGGTTACAGCCCCTTTCAAAACATTAAGTCGTGCTGCGTGCCAACGAGGCTGCGCGCCATGTCAATGCTCTACTACAACGAAGAGCAGAAGATCATCAAGAAAGACGTCCAGAACATGATTGTCGAGGAGTGCGGCTGCTCGTAA
- the LOC119010505 gene encoding M-phase-specific PLK1-interacting protein: MYRAPVRPQRSPGAPRPAGRFPSPASCWGFPRDRSPYGGSVHRGGSPRGGPAYSPGSPVFSPNSNRGYRDGSPAGMGSGSRGFGGQMWRRSGGFRRPQSFSPSSQNFQCGSSDSSVEKYFSPSMLQDPWAALQPVAASDRRTASS, encoded by the exons ATGTACCGAGCTCCGGTCAGACCCCAGCGGAGTCCCGGAGCTCCGAGGCCAGCTGGAAGGTTTCCCTCCCCGGCTTCGTGCTGGGGTTTCCCCAGGGATCGCTCCCCCTACGGCGGCTCCGTGCACCGTGGAGGGTCTCCCCGTGGCGGTCCCGCGTACAGTCCGGGTTCTCCCGTCTTTTCCCCGAATTCTAACCGAGGTTACAGGGATGGTTCTCCCGCCGGGATGGGCAGCGGGTCCCGGGGCTTCGGAGGGCAGATGTGGCGGCGGAGCGGCGGCTTCCGGCGGCCTCAGTCCTTCAGTCCTTCATCTCAGAACTTTCAG tgtGGCTCTTCAGACTCTTCGGTGGAGAAATATTTCAGTCCCTCGATGCTGCAGGATCCCTGGGCCGCTCTGCAGCCGGTCGCAGCCTCGGACAGGCGGACGGCTTCATCCTGA